A window of Streptomyces profundus genomic DNA:
CGACGCGGATGAACCGCGCCGTGGTGATCCGCGCCGCCGCCGGGCTCGCCGCCTATCTCAGGGGCCGCTCCCCCGGTCTGGTCGTCGTCGGCTACGACGCGCGGCACAACAGCGAACGCTTCGCCCGGGACAGCGCCGCCGTGTTCACCGGCGCCGGGCTGCGTGCCGTGCTGCTGCCCAGGCCGCTGCCCACCCCCGTGCTGGCCTTCGCCATCAGGGAGTTGGGCGCGGTGGCCGGCGTCGCCGTGACGGCGAGCCACAACCCGCCCCGGGACAACGGCTACAAGGTGTACCTCGGCGACGGCAGCCAGATCGTGCCGCCCGCCGACGCGGAGATCGCCGCCCAGATCGCCGCCGTCGGCGCGCTGGCCGAGGTGCCGAGGCCGGCGGACGGCTGGGAGGTGCTGGACGAGGGAATCGTCGCCGCCTATCTCGACCGCACCGGCGCCGCCCTCACCGAGGGCGCACCGCGCACGCTGGGCACGGTGTACACGCCGCTGCACGGTGTGGGCCAGTCGGTGCTCACCGAGGCGTTCACCAGGAACGGTTTCGCCGCCCCCGTCGAGGTGCCCCAACAGTCGGCGCCCGACCCGGACTTCCCCACCGTCGCCTTCCCCAACCCGGAGGAGCCGGGCGCCATGGATCTGGCGCTCGACCTGGCCCGCGCCACCCCCGGCACGGACCTGGTGCTGGCCAACGACCCGGACGCGGACCGCTGCGCCGTCGGCGTCCGGGACGCGGCGGCCGACGGCGGCTGGCGGATGCTGCGCGGCGACGAGGTGGGCGCGCTGCTGGCCAGCCATCTGGTGCGGCGGGGCCGCCGAGGCACGTTCGCCACCTCGATCGTCTCGTCGTCGCTGGTCGGTCGCATCGCGGCGGACGCCGGGCTGCCCTACGCGGAGACGCTGACCGGCTTCAAGTGGCTCGCCCGGGTGCCCGAGTTGGGCTACGCCTTCGAGGAGGCGCTCGGCTACTGCGTGGACCCGGCCGGCGTGCGCGACAAGGACGGCATCACGGCCGCCCTGCTGATCGCCGAGCTGGCCGCCGAACTCCGCGCCGAGGGCCGGGCGTTGACGGATCTGCTGGCCGATCTCGCGGTGCGGCACGGGCTGCACGCCACGGACCAGCTCTCCGTCCGGGTGGCCGACCTCTCGCTGATCGCCGACGCGCTGGCCCGGCTGCGGGCCACCCCGCCCACCGCGCTGGCCGGGCTCGCGGTGGCCACGGCCGAGGACCTCGCCGAGGGCAGCGCCGAGCTGCCGCCGACGGACGGGCTGCGTTACCACCTGACCGGCGAGGGGGAGGTGGCGGCGGCCCGGGTGATCGTCCGCCCCTCCGGCACCGAGCCCAAGATCAAGTGCTATCTGGAGGTCGTGGTCCCGACGGCCGACCGAGCCGCCCTGCCCACCGCCCACGCCATCGCGTCCCGCACCCTGGACGCCCTGAAGAAGGACCTGGCGGCTCAGGCCGGCCTCCCGGCCTGAGCGGGCCAGAACGGCGCGCGGCACACGCCGAGCCGCCCCCGCCGCCCCCCGCCCCAGGCCGTCGTTCTCAGGCCGGCAGGGAGAAGCCCTCGGGTGGGGAGCCTTCGGCGAAGAGCATGCGGACGTGGGTCGCGTCCTCGCGCAGCTCCCTGGCGTGCCGGTATTCGGGGGATTCGTACCACCCGCGGATCCGGTCCAGGTCGGGGAACTCGATGACCAGCAGGCGGGCGAAGTCCCAGGCGCCCTCGACCGGTTCGGGCGTGGGGCCGGCGACCAGGTAACGGCCCCCGTGAGCGAGGACGGACGGCTGGGCCACGGCGGCGTAGGCGAGCGCGGCCTCCTCGTCGAGGACATCGACTCCGACGATGACATAGGCGGGCATGAGTCAGCGCTCCCTTTGGACACGGCGTGTACTAATGACACGCCGAAGAATAACGCACCCGGGTAACCTGCCCCATGTGAGCAGGGACGAGAGCGAGCCCGTGGTGCCGAGCCGCCGGGAGCGGCTACGCGCGGAGACCAGCCGGGAGATCAAGGCCATCGCGCTGCGGCAGTTGGCCGACGGGGGGCCAGGGGCGATCTCGTTGCGCGGCATCGCCCGCGAGATGCGGATGACGCCACGCGCGATCTACAGCTACTTCCCCACCCGGGACGATCTGATCACCGCGCTGATCAGCGGCATCGCCGACTCGCTCGCCGAGGCGCTGACGGGCGCCGGCCGCGCCGTGCCGGCGAGCGACCCCGCGGGCAGGCTGATGGCCTGGGGCGGGGCCCTGCGGGAGTGGGCGTTGGCGCATCCGGAGAGCTTCCGACTCTTCTACGGGCATCCCGTCCCCGGCTACCAGCCGCCCGAGGACGGCCCTGTGGAGATGACGGCCCGCCGGGTCTGCCGCGATCTGACCGGCCTGGTGGCCGCCGCCTGGCCCAAGGCGCGACACCTTCAGCCCGAGGACACCGACTGGTCCGATCTGCACCCGGACTACGTCGCCAAGATCCGGGCCGACCTCCCGGAGGTGCCCCCCGCCGCGGCGGCGCTCGCGCTGCGCGTCTGGGGGCGGATGCACGGGCTGGTGGCCCTGGAGATCGACGGTCATATCCACCCCGTCGCGGCCAACCCGGCGGCGCTGCACCGCGCCGAGATGCTTGACCTGGTCAGGTCGTTGGGCCTTACCTAGAGGCGCTGTCCCGGGTGCCCTCCGGGACGGACGCCGAGTCCCCGCCCGGTGCGAACGGGCGGGGACTCGGCCAACCCGGTCAGGGTGCCGGGTCAGTGGCCGTGCGGGTCAACGGCCGTGCGGGTCAAGGCGCCTGCCGGATCAGGGCAGCGTCACGCCGGAGACGGTCGCCGCCTCCGTGACGCGCTGGTAGAAGGTCGTGCCGCCGACGGAGCAGTTGCCGCTGCCGCCGGAGGTCAGACCGTAGCCGACGCTGCCGCCCCACAGCGGGCCGCCGCTGTCGCCGGGCTCGGCGCAGACGTTGGTCCTGATCATGTCGTACACGACCTCGCCGCCGCCGTAGTCCACGGTGTAGCCGAGCCCCGTGACGCTGCCGCAGTGCACGCCGGTGGTGCTGCCGCTACGGCAGACCGACGTACCGACCACGGGGTCGGCGAACGAGGTGATGGTGCCGCC
This region includes:
- a CDS encoding phospho-sugar mutase; this encodes MAGDTGGDRDELIARARRWLAEDPDPDTRAELAALLDADDPSALAERFAGTLQFGTAGLRGEMGAGPTRMNRAVVIRAAAGLAAYLRGRSPGLVVVGYDARHNSERFARDSAAVFTGAGLRAVLLPRPLPTPVLAFAIRELGAVAGVAVTASHNPPRDNGYKVYLGDGSQIVPPADAEIAAQIAAVGALAEVPRPADGWEVLDEGIVAAYLDRTGAALTEGAPRTLGTVYTPLHGVGQSVLTEAFTRNGFAAPVEVPQQSAPDPDFPTVAFPNPEEPGAMDLALDLARATPGTDLVLANDPDADRCAVGVRDAAADGGWRMLRGDEVGALLASHLVRRGRRGTFATSIVSSSLVGRIAADAGLPYAETLTGFKWLARVPELGYAFEEALGYCVDPAGVRDKDGITAALLIAELAAELRAEGRALTDLLADLAVRHGLHATDQLSVRVADLSLIADALARLRATPPTALAGLAVATAEDLAEGSAELPPTDGLRYHLTGEGEVAAARVIVRPSGTEPKIKCYLEVVVPTADRAALPTAHAIASRTLDALKKDLAAQAGLPA
- a CDS encoding DUF1330 domain-containing protein — its product is MPAYVIVGVDVLDEEAALAYAAVAQPSVLAHGGRYLVAGPTPEPVEGAWDFARLLVIEFPDLDRIRGWYESPEYRHARELREDATHVRMLFAEGSPPEGFSLPA
- a CDS encoding TetR/AcrR family transcriptional regulator, which produces MSRDESEPVVPSRRERLRAETSREIKAIALRQLADGGPGAISLRGIAREMRMTPRAIYSYFPTRDDLITALISGIADSLAEALTGAGRAVPASDPAGRLMAWGGALREWALAHPESFRLFYGHPVPGYQPPEDGPVEMTARRVCRDLTGLVAAAWPKARHLQPEDTDWSDLHPDYVAKIRADLPEVPPAAAALALRVWGRMHGLVALEIDGHIHPVAANPAALHRAEMLDLVRSLGLT